In the Parus major isolate Abel chromosome 4A, Parus_major1.1, whole genome shotgun sequence genome, one interval contains:
- the LOC107203752 gene encoding testis-specific serine/threonine-protein kinase 2-like: MDAVVLKKKGYSLGDTLGEGSYGKVKAAYSHRLKCKVAVKIIDKKKISQNVLEKFLPREMEALMRLHHPSIIETYEIFETSSGKVYIVMELGEKGSLLNYLTNQGAMEESTACRKFQQLASAIKHCHDLDFAHRDLKCDNILLDNDLNLKLSDFGFSKPLTRDGNGKTILSTTFCGSLAYSAPELLEHIPCDPRISDMWSLGIILYAMLFASQPFDSSNVREMLQIQKQQKIPFIKSKNLSAECKNLIIYLLHPDVSQRLCIDEVLRHPWLQTPKLMYCLRAAGGGDPKACGKKNLRNNRMVNPIVRKCKEWRRRSEPLKDTFL, encoded by the coding sequence atGGATGCTGTGGTGCTTAAAAAGAAGGGCTACAGCCTTGGTGACACTCTTGGAGAAGGCTCCTACGGCAAAGTGAAAGCTGCCTACAGCCACCGCCTGAAATGCAAAGTGGCCGTTAAGATCATTgataagaagaaaatttctcagAATGTCCTGGAAAAATttctccccagggaaatggagGCTTTGATGCGACTGCACCACCCCTCAATCATTGAAACTTATGAGATTTTTGAGACATCATCTGGGAAAGTGTACATCGTGATGGagctgggggaaaaggggagCCTCCTGAACTACCTCACCAACCAGGGTGCAATGGAAGAGAGCACTGCTTGTAGAAAGTTCCAGCAGTTGGCTTCTGCCATCAAGCATTGCCATGACTTGGACTTTGCCCACAGAGACCTGAAATGTGACAACATCCTTCTTGACAATGATCTTAACTTAAAGCTGTCAGACTTTGGCTTTTCAAAACCCCTGACTCgggatggaaatggaaaaaccATTCTCAGCACCACTTTCTGCGGGTCTCTTGCGTACTCGGCCCCCGAACTGCTCGAGCACATTCCTTGTGACCCCAGGATATCAGACATGTGGAGCCTGGGCATTATCCTGTATGCAATGCTTTTTGCTTCACAGCCATTTGATAGTTCCAATGTAAGGGAAATGCTGCAGATTCAGAAACAACAGAAGATTCCCTTCATCAAGTCAAAAAATCTCTCTGCAGAGTGCAAGAACCTCATTATCTACTTGCTGCACCCTGATGTGTCTCAGAGGCTGTGCATAGATGAAGTTTTGAGACATCCCTGGTTGCAGACTCCAAAACTCATGTACTGTCTGCGAGCTGCAGGAGGGGGTGACCCCAAAGCCTGTGGCAAGAAAAACCTAAGAAACAACAGGATGGTAAATCCCATTGTGCGTAAGTGTAAGGAGTGGAGGAGGAGATCAGAGCCTCTTAAGGATACTTTCCTTTAA